From one Cucurbita pepo subsp. pepo cultivar mu-cu-16 chromosome LG17, ASM280686v2, whole genome shotgun sequence genomic stretch:
- the LOC111778607 gene encoding craniofacial development protein 1-like: MESGKEGSLHMSSEGKPNDTEIKERVDAMWEQMNKGVSSKTLKALSTKPSPPVNKNSNKPSNNWISYLGMASNKIVEPQEKDVSSEGSKVLQNSSDDAKVLAATALSAVRDSTSISGRGKVEIREIRDFAGQNVEIKKFVDADSKEAHEKMKAPAATSAVDAVLEQIKKKQKLSVLDKTKKDWGEFKEETKGLEEDLDAYKKSSNQYLEKVSFLQRADYREFERERDARLSLQARRRPDMQEEP; the protein is encoded by the exons ATGGAATCGGGTAAAGAAGGATCCCTTCATATGAGTTCAGAGGGAAAGCCTAATGACACAG AAATAAAAGAGCGTGTTGATGCCATGTGGGAGCAAATGAATAAAGGGGTGTCTTCTAAAACCTTAAAAGCTTTGTCAACCAAACCATCTCCACCAGTGAATAAAAACTCAAACAAGCCATCCAAT AATTGGATTTCATATCTTGGTATGGCGTCAAACAAGATTGTTGAACCTCAAGAAAAAGATGTGTCATCGGAAGGATCCAAGGTTCTGCAGAACAGTTCTGATGATGCTAAGGTGCTTGCTGCTACTGCTCTCTCAGCTGTTAGGGACTCTACATCTATTTCTGGCAGAGGGAAAGTTGAG ATCAGGGAGATAAGGGACTTCGCAGGCCaaaatgttgaaattaaaaagtttgtaGATGCTGATTCAAAGGAAGCACACGAGAAGATGAAGGCACCTGCTGCTACTTCAGCGGTTGATGCAGTCCTGGaacaaattaagaagaaacaaaaacttagTGTTCTTGACAAGACAAAAAAGGACTGGGGAGAGTTCAAGGAAGAAACTAAGGGTCTGGAAGAGGACTTGGATGCTTACAAGAAGAGCTCAAATCAGTATCTTGAGAAAGTTTCGTTTTTGCAGCGAGCTGACTACAGGGAGTTCGAACGAGAGAGGGATGCACGGTTGTCTTTGCAGGCCAGGAGGAGGCCCGACATGCAAGAGGAGCCATGA